The proteins below come from a single Columba livia isolate bColLiv1 breed racing homer chromosome 28, bColLiv1.pat.W.v2, whole genome shotgun sequence genomic window:
- the TMEM79 gene encoding transmembrane protein 79, with the protein MAAADPVLPMEEVALLELRNPALATPPAKVPPAPQEHPGDPDATLPWDRCPHNRGQPEPADNKRRSSPEGGREAPEEAIPAGPPDEADDEDVPAMAAHVFVPIDPQCIEQTPGKQKKEPSPWSREGNGGCVPHGDGPGGQNQKPAFLPIGALRYGDPLGFEGHAAKAPGEGSRCPCTRNCGNGNLKAVAAVVGALLLCPCFLYGAYVFLPFDAPLLPSTSARLLYTLRCGAFATFPIVLGMIVSGISRLCLSALEPFGELQQEVEIHRTYVSQSVHLFILYFFNMAVLATYLPQEALKLIPLLTGLFAISRLIYWLSYAIGRSFRAFGFSMTFLPLVAMLLWNLYSMFVLEPENLLALATSKPEDRSKDSTAKLRFWG; encoded by the exons ATGGCTGCCGCTGACCCCGTCCTGCCCATGGAGGAGGTGGCTTTGCTGGAGCTGAGGAACCCAGCCCTGGCCACCCCCCCGGCCAaggtgcccccagccccgcaggAACACCCGGGGGACCCCGATGCCACCCTGCCATGGGACCGCTGCCCGCACAACCGGGGACAACCGGAGCCCGCGGACAACAAGAGACGCTCGAGTCCCGAGGGGGGACGTGAAGCCCCCGAGGAGGCCATTCCCGCCGGTCCCCCCGACGAGGCCGACGATGAGGACGTCCCCGCGATGGCCGCGCACGTCTTCGTGCCCATCGACCCGCAGTGCATCGAGCAGACCCCGGGCAAGCAGAAGAAGGAACCGTCGCCGTGGTCCCGGGAGGGCAACGGGGGCTGCGTCCCGCACGGCGACGGGCCCGGCGGCCAGAACCAGAAGCCGGCGTTCCTGCCCATCGGCGCCCTGCGCTACGGGGACCCGCTGGGCTTCGAGGGGCACGCGGCCAAAGCGCCGGGCGAGGGCTCGCGGTGCCCGTGCACCAGGAACTGCGGCAATGGCAACCTGAAGGCCGTGGCGGCGGTGGTGGGggccctgctgctctgcccctgcTTCCTCTACGGGGCCTACGTGTTCCTGCCCTTCGACGCGCCGCTGCTGCCCTCGACCAGCGCCCGCCTGCTCTACACGCTGCGCTGCGGCGCCTTCGCCACCTTCCCCATCGTGCTGG gGATGATTGTCAGCGGCATCTCCCGCCTCTGCCTCTCGGCGCTGGAGCCGTttggggagctgcagcaggaggtggAGATCCACCGCACCTACGTCTCCCAATCCGTCCACCTCTTCATCCTCTACTTCTTTAACATGGCTGTCCTGGCCACCTACCTCCCACAGGAGGCCCTCAAGCTCATCCCTTTGCTCACGGGGCTTTTCGCCATCTCCCG GTTGATTTACTGGCTCTCCTACGCCATCGGACGCTCCTTCCGCGCCTTCGGCTTCAGCATGACCTTCCTGCCCCTCGTGGCCATGCTGCTCTGGAACCTCTACAGCATGTTCGTCCTGGAGCCCGAAAACCTCCTCGCTTTAGCAACATCAAAGCCCGAGGACCGTTCCAAGGACAGCACGGCCAAACTGCGCTTTTGGGGGTGA